Genomic window (Xylanimonas protaetiae):
CTCATCGTCGAGCGGCCCGCGATGCCCACCTCGGAGGCCTTCTTGCGCAGGTCCGCCACCGTCCAGTCCTCGTAGCTGCCGGACCTGCCGCCCTTGCGGCCCACCGACGACCTGCCGCGGGCCGCGGCGGCGTTCGCGATCCGCGCGGACTTCTCCTTGCTGTTGCCCTCCGCGCGGAGCTCCTCGTACAGCTCCTCGTCCTTGACGCTGGGGCCTGGGCTACGTCGCGGCATGGTGCCCTCCTCGTGATCGGTTGCGTCTCTCCACCGTCACGCGACCGCCGGGCACTCGCACGCCCGCGAGCGCCGGCCGCGGCCCTCAGCCGGCCGGCTCCAGGAGGAAGATCGGTATCAGGCGCTCGGTCTTCGCCTGGTACACGGCGTACTGCGCCCAGGTCTCGACCGCGTACTGCCACCACTGCGCCCGCTCGTCCCCGGACAGCTCGCGTGCGACGTACGCCGTGCGGTGCGCGCCGTCCTGGAGCTCCACCTCGGGGTGGGCGCGCAGGTTGTGCACCCACTGCGGGTGCGTGGGCGCTCCGCCGCGCGACCCGACGACGAGGTACCTGCCGTCCTTCTCGACGCGCATGAGCGGCGTCTTGCGGATCTTGCCGGACCGCGCACCGCGGTTCGTGACGACGATGATCGGGTCGTTCGTGCCCCGCAGGACGTTCGCGTCCGCGCCGTCCGAGGCCTCGAACGCCTCGACCTGGTCGCGGACCCAGCCCCGCGTGCTCGGGACGTACTCCCCTTCGAGATTGCTCATGCCACGCACGCTACCGGGAGGCGGCGGCCGCGAGGCCGGGTCTCCGGCGCCGGCGCGCGAGACGGGCCCGGCGCCCGTGGCGGACCGGCCCGGCTACGACGCGCGCCGCGCCCCCAGCAGGACGCCCGCGAGGCCCGCGACGACGAACCCCGGCACCACGAGGAAGGCCGCGTGCACGCCGACGAGGTCAGCGAGCGCACCGAGCGCGAAGGGCACGACGCCGATCGCGACGCCGGCGGCGACGGTCACGACGGAGGCCGCGGAGTCGGCCGGGCCGCGCGCGGCCGCCAGGAAGAGGGCGCTGCCCAGCGGGAAGAGCAGGCCGACGCCGAGGCCGCAGACCACCAGCCCGGCGATGGCGACGACGGGCGTGCCGGCCGTCCAGAGCACGGCCCACCCGATCC
Coding sequences:
- a CDS encoding DUF7218 family protein codes for the protein MPRRSPGPSVKDEELYEELRAEGNSKEKSARIANAAAARGRSSVGRKGGRSGSYEDWTVADLRKKASEVGIAGRSTMRKGELVSALRNH
- a CDS encoding nitroreductase family deazaflavin-dependent oxidoreductase, giving the protein MSNLEGEYVPSTRGWVRDQVEAFEASDGADANVLRGTNDPIIVVTNRGARSGKIRKTPLMRVEKDGRYLVVGSRGGAPTHPQWVHNLRAHPEVELQDGAHRTAYVARELSGDERAQWWQYAVETWAQYAVYQAKTERLIPIFLLEPAG